The sequence AAGATTTAGGCAGTTTATTAATAGGGGAAGATGTTCCCGAAATTTTAACAAACGACTTAAATCTAACCACACAAATGGCAGAAAACCTGCGCAGTGGCATTAGTATTTGTGAAACTCAACAAGATTACGTCACCAGAGACTTATTCACCGAATTATTAGAAGAAACCGAAGAACAAATAGATTGGATTGAAAGCCAACAATGGTTAATTACCAATTCGGGATTAGAAAACTTCTTACAATCCATGCTTTAAATTTTCACACATTATTAATCATAGAGGAAACAATGAAAGGCAACAAAAAAGTTATCAAACAACTGCAAAAACTTCTACGCACAGAATTATCAGCCAGAGATCAATATTTTACCCACTCCAGAATGTATCAAGATTGGGGTTTAAACAAATTATATGAACGCATTAACCATGAAATGCAAGACGAAACCCAACACGCTGACTCTTTAATTAAGCGTATCTTATTTTTGGAAGGTACACCCGATTTATCGGATCAAGATGACCTAAGAATCGGTAAGACTGTTTCAGAAATGTTACAAAATGATCTTGATGTTGAGTATGAAGTAGTGGGTAATTTAAAGGAAGCTATCGCCCTCTGTGAAGCTGAACAAGATTACGTCACCAGAGACCTCTTACTTGGTATGTTAGCAGATACAGAAGAGGATCACGCCTATTGGTTAGAAAAACAATTAGGGTTAATTGATAAGATTGGTTTACAAAACTATATACAATCCCAAATGGGCTAATTTCCCTGTATATTAATGGCGATTTGACGTTGGTGGGAGTGCGCCCGATGCTCCCACAAATATAACCCCTGCCAAGTACCCAATAACAATCGACCTTGATTAACAGGAATATTCTCAGAAGTATTGGTCAAAACTGAGCGAATGTGAGAGGGCATATCATCAGCGCCCTCCGCACTATGCAAATAATCAGTCAAATTCTCAGGAACAAGTTTAGCAAAAAAAACCGTTAAATCCGTCAACACATCTGGATCTGCATTTTCTTGAATAATCAAACTAGCACTAGTATGTAGAATAAAGACAGTGCATAAACCCGTGCTAATGCCCGAACGACTTACCACCTGCTGAACTTGGGCTGTAATTTTATGTAAAGCCTTCGGGCTACTTTTGACCTTGATAGTCTCTTGATAGTTCATAATCAATAATTAAAACTTATATTTAATATAAAAAATATTTTCCTTAGAATATTTGACAAAACTTTACTTAGTAGTATATTATTATGAATACAGTGAGAAATCACTTAATTGTACCTC is a genomic window of Cyanobacterium sp. T60_A2020_053 containing:
- the bfr gene encoding bacterioferritin — its product is MQGNQEIKEQLNNILKYKLTAINQFFLHARMCKNWGLNRLNEYEYRYSIKLMKQADKIIERVFFLEGLPNLQDLGSLLIGEDVPEILTNDLNLTTQMAENLRSGISICETQQDYVTRDLFTELLEETEEQIDWIESQQWLITNSGLENFLQSML
- the bfr gene encoding bacterioferritin, whose amino-acid sequence is MKGNKKVIKQLQKLLRTELSARDQYFTHSRMYQDWGLNKLYERINHEMQDETQHADSLIKRILFLEGTPDLSDQDDLRIGKTVSEMLQNDLDVEYEVVGNLKEAIALCEAEQDYVTRDLLLGMLADTEEDHAYWLEKQLGLIDKIGLQNYIQSQMG
- a CDS encoding YjbQ family protein; the protein is MNYQETIKVKSSPKALHKITAQVQQVVSRSGISTGLCTVFILHTSASLIIQENADPDVLTDLTVFFAKLVPENLTDYLHSAEGADDMPSHIRSVLTNTSENIPVNQGRLLLGTWQGLYLWEHRAHSHQRQIAINIQGN